In Plasmodium vivax chromosome 14, whole genome shotgun sequence, the genomic window AATCTTGGGGGAGTGCTCACCGGCGCTGTGCAGCGGAACACCTAGGGACGGCTGCTCCATTTCCTCGTAAAAGGGCACCTCGCTCATTTCGAAGGCGGAGGTGTCGCCCGGCTCGTCCTTTAATTGGGCAAGCTCGTCGAAGTGGTGATCCTCCTTGGGAAAGCTGCCCTGCTCATCGATGTGACCCTCATGGGGGACGCTGCCCTTCTCCTCGAAGTGGTAACCCACATGGGGGACGCTGCCCCTCTCCTCGAAGTGGTAACCCTCCTCTTCGTCCCCCTGGAGGGGGCCACTCCCAGTGGCTCTCCCCTCACTGCTGGGGACGTACGGACCGGTGCTCAGCCCcaaggaggggggaagcaaatagTCGTAGTCCCCTTTGAACACCTGCATAATATCGTAGAAGGACAGAAACTCAATgtcgcattttttcctcaactCCTCATGGAAGTAGTACAGAAAATCATGCTGGTAGATTAAATCTATAACATTGGTGTGGTTAATAGATCTGTTCATGTAATTTGCGGATACATTTGAGTCGACTGGTCTGaacagttttttatttttaagtagcTGGTTGATTAGGAAGGAGGAGTAGAAGTGGTACACTCGCTCGGCCTGCGCGTAATTTTCGTCTTCGGCGAAGTTCTCGACGCCTTTGGGGGGGGCCGCGGCCCCGGGCGGTGCCTCCTCCCGCTTCGCCTGCAGCGGTTGGAGCGGTTGAAGCGGTTGGTCTAGCTGCTCCATCTGGTCGAACTGCTCCAACTGGTCGAACTGCTCCACCTGGTCGAGCTGGTCAATCCGGTCGAGCTCGCCAAACTGGTCCAGCTGGTCAAACTCGTTCGGCTGGCCAAACTGGTCCAGCTGGTCAAACTCGTTCGGCTGGCCAAACTGGTCCAGCTGGTCAAACTCGTTCGGCTGGCCAAACTGGTCCAGCTGGCCAAACTGCTCCAACTCGGCGAAGTCCCCCGAGCCCCCCTGGTTgaagtttccccccccctcgggCCTCTCATACACGTCAAAATCCTCGTAATTGTCGCCGAAGGTGTTCTGCCTGGGTGCCGCCTCGAGCAGTTCGCGCTCGGAGGGCACGCCTTCCTCCCTCTTCCCGCGAGTGGGGCCAACACTTGAAATGGCAAAATTCTGGTCTCCCCCCTGGtcagcttcccccccctggttGGAGAGCCGGGACCTCCGGATGTTATGAATAATCTCATTGATTTTTAGAAAATCCtccttgttttttttttcgctctctAAGAGGGCCGTCTTCTTGTACAGTTTTAGGAGCTTAATTTCTGACCTCCTAAAGACCTCACTTTTTCTGGGGAGGAATTCCAGAGACTTGCTCGTttcattaataatttttttctgtatgaTGAAGAAGTAGGACAGTTTGCTGagtcccatttttttaattacattcTTCACCTCGTTTAGGACTTTCCCACTGTTCAGAATATCCCCAACAGTATCCTTCAGCTTCTGTGCCCGGATGACTTCAAAAACAGATTTGACTGAATCTTTCGCATCCCCCATGGGGACATACACATTCGTATTCATTATATTAACCTTCAGTAGGTGGAACCAAATGTTCTTCACCTCATCATACAGGAGAGGAGGCAAATGATGGTCCTTCACAAAGacgtatataaaatttagcAGCACTTTTTGGTACCTTACAAAGaattcatcattttctttaaatacataatttttaatttttgtgatTAGCTTATCGTTTCTGTAGAGCTTCTTCAAGATGTCGTAAAAATCTTTTTCCAGGTAATCCTTATTCACGTGGTCGTCTATTGGGTGCTCTTCATaatcttcttcaaattgctCCTGCTGGATTTCGTTCACGTAGTTGCACTCGTTGCACACCACTTGGGCCTCCTCTATGCGGAAGCTCGTCCCCCCGCAGATGATGCACTTGGGCTTTTCCATCTTCCTCGCGGGGGAGCAGTCAGGTTGAGCGGTGAGGTTGAGCGGTCAGGTTAGCAGTTCGGTTAAGCGTTCTGCTTAGCAGCGGGGGTTAGACGCGCCTGTGAGGGGACGACTCCCCCTGGCAGCTGGGCAGGATGGCACGCCCTTCTGTCGCTGCGCTTCTCGGGATGAAGAGGGACGTACACAAGTGGACATGCTATTCTGCAGAGCGTCCGCCGCGGGTGAGCCCTCCGTTGTTTACGCCACATGGGGGGGGATCGACACCATCCCCCTTTGCAAGAGTCACACGTGGCTCATACATATGCGTCGCCTTAACTTGGAGTTTTTTTACACCCAATTCGGTTGTAAGCACAAACTGGGGGCACGGCAACGGGTCAACTGCGCAGTCTCCCCGTGTGGAAGTAGCCGTATGCCGCTATCCCGCTATCCGGCGCGCCCCTCTGCTATTGTGACCGCCAGGGCAAAGGGGACGAAGCGGCACTTTGTAGGATTTGCATTCGCCCCCCCCGAGCGCTGCAAAATTGCGTGAATGTGAAAAGTGAGCGGCTGCCAAATAAATGGGGTGAAGTgaaaggaattatttttctctttttttatttatttatttattttatttttttttttttgcgagcTTGCCGCCTGGCTAAATGGCGCAGAGTTGGCCATGCGGGGAAAGAAGAATACGCAGCGGGGGATTTCTCGAGCGTGTGGCAGAACACAGCGCCGCATATTAACCCTGGGGGAAGGCGCAGCCAAAAGGGGGCTCAAATGGGAGGTGTTTCAACGAAATAATGGTGACTCGACGGGGCATTCCAGCAAAGCGGTCACACGAACAGCTGCACAAACCGGAGCacaccccaaatgggggaggtgGAGCATTTCCCGCAGTGTAGAACGTCCCAGGAGGTGCACCTCCAAAGGTTCATGTTGTGTGCAGGGGGAGAGTCGCCGATCGGTTAAGCAGTTTTGCGCCAAGCGATTGCTCCGCGGCGAGAAGTGATTTAGTAGAAAAGACCAAATGAATGGGGATAGGGAGGTCGAAGCTGTGGAAGTTTCGCAAATcatttgcgcaaaaaaggatacAAATATGCAGCACGCACAgcgtgggggggagaggcgaaCACAACTCGGTACGAAGCGAATTGGGCTATTAAATGGTGGCTTCATAAGCGTGGCAGCTCCATTCGCAGTTAACGCACGCACGTCTACAGTGAAAACggagtgtaaaaaaaaaaaaaaaaaatagtaacaAAGCATACATGACCAACCCTTGCAAACAAGTTGAATTGACCCCTCTGCTTCCAAGGGGCAGTCACACGGCGACCAAGTGGTGGTTGCAAAAGGGGCACTGCTTAAACAGGAAGTGCTTCGCGAAGAAGCCGTTCTGAGTGGTCATAAACAAATggcaaaaggagcaaaagTATGGGCAGTCCAATTTCACCCGCAGATTGAACTGTAAAGTACCGATGGGCTCCTCAAAAACGGGTTTACTTAAATCGCGGGAAAGGTAAACGCTCGGGATGACCAGGCTACTCTTGCTTATACAGCACAGAGTGACCATGCacttgttaaaaatgtgcctCTCCTCGCAgatgtaataattattatacaaatttgAAACACATGCCTTTCCACAAAGGACGCAGttgattttaaaataaattcgcTCAACCACATAATGGTCCTCCTTTAACCCACttgttatcctttttataaaattatgtatcATCACTTGGTGTCTTTCAAATGTATCTTCGTCAATTTCGATGCCTTCCATTTCTTCATCGTTTGTTTTGTCTCCattggggattttttttttttgaaaaatttgacCGAAGAATTGGTGCaggtcttcttctcccccctctccTCCACTGAGGGGGTCCTCCACCCCCCCAGGAGAAATCAAACTGTCGTGGAGGCCATAGAAATtgagcagcaggaggaggtaAAAGTAGTCCAAATTATTCTTCCTCAAGTCGTAGCTGAGATTTATAAACAGATTTGTATTATTAATTCGCAGCGTGTTCAGCATGATGTAGAGGACTTGGCACAGGTATAGAAGCGGGTACACATGTAGGTGCACGTGTGGAGGGGAGCCCATCCAATCTGCGTTTTCACTCTCCGCCGCGCCGCTAAATATGTAATGCAGGTACTTTCTCACCTTGCTTATGTAGTACAGGCACTTGCGCACGGGGAGCAGGTTCGCCCGCTCCTCTGCAGTGTCGCCCGCATGGTCACCATGATGACCATTCTCATTACCACTAGCATTACCACCCGCATGCCCATTTCCACTACCGGAATGCGCAACCTCGCCGGCCCCCGGCCCGTAAACGTACCGGAAGCGCTTCCTATTCCTGCGCGTCTTCTTGCTAATGAGAAAATAGGTGATGTGCGAGCTGAAGGAGTCGCTACTAATGATGCCGTTTTTCTTCAAGCAAAAATTGTACATGTGAATGAGGAAGGCAAACAGCACGCAGAAGTGGGTCCTTATGTCTACGATGGGGTTGAATGGAGGTGATGAGGACTTCCTCCCCACAGTAGGGGTGTGATTGGCACCACCTGGGTGACCATTTTCCTGGCAGAGCTCTTCAAATATTAAGTGAAAAAAGGAGTTGCCCTCGCTGATGTAGTTCGCTTGAAACTGGATTAACGTCTGGAGGAAGAggtaaaaattcattttcaccttccttttgctttccctgCATGGGGCGTTCGGGCCCCCCCGGGCAAGATCGTCAAAGGGTAGGCAGTCCTTCACTATGTTTAGGAAATTGAAGTGGCTGTGCGCGTCGTACGCGTTCACGCTGTTcgcggggttagcggtgtGTATGGTATTTACGGTGTGActcgttttccccttttcgctcgCACCCGGgttgccgcttccaccgctaGCATTTCCACCGCTCGCATTGCCAACGCTGCTATTATTCTGGTTGATTAAGAACAAGTCGTAGAAGCCGAAGAGGATGTACCTGTACTCCCAGAAGTGCGTCTTGTGCTCCCTGTGTGTGAACAAGTTCCCGTTTAGGGGGTCCTCCCCCAATAGGCAGTTGGTTCGCTCGTTAGGTGACAGGTCCGCATCACCGCTTCTGGAGTTGccctttccccccatttcAAGGGTACCTACTTGGTCGTGGAAGGTTACGTCCCCCCCGgtgtgccgctccccctggGTGATCTTCGCCCGCCCCATCAGTGCGCGTATCTGCCGCAGTAACTTACAGATGGACTTCACATACGTGATAAGCAGGCACTGGTCATTTACGCAGAGGCTCACATTTTCATATTGCTTCTCCTGgtggtaaataaaaaagatgcTTTTAAAATAGCTAGCTTGTGTGTTGTACAGCGTTACACTgttgtcgtttttttttttcttccttttgagCACTTCCTCAttaaaggggaagaggatCGGAATGAAGAATTGCTTCTTGCAGAGGAGTTCCCCCCTgggcatttcatttttggtGAGGAAAAACTCCAGGTGTTGTTCTTTCGCAGTGCAGACAAGGCTGTATTTCTTTACTCCCCCGTTTTGCAGATAGCACAGCAGCTCGAATATTGAGCAGCTCCTGTTTGGCTGTTTCGCACGATGGTGTTGATGCGTCCTTCCGTTGGGGTACCCCATTGTAGTGTTCCCTTTTGgtcccttctccccctcgtcGGCCTTCCCAAAATGGTGCTTATTGACGAGCACCCCCCGGATGATATGATTAGGGTTGCCACAATTTGTGCAGGAGTAATTCAGCAATTCAagttcccctccttttttcctcctcctgaaGGTGACCACGAACAGGTCGCACTTGCTCgttattatgaaaaacaGCAGTTTGtacttttccatttgggttCCTCCACGGGTGGGTTTCTTCCCATCTGGGTTCTTCCTCGAGGAGGTTATATCCCCTTGAGCTTCTCTACGGTTGTCACTGTGGAGCGGTGCAGCCGTTTCTTCCTCTAAAATATGGGCTACTCCTCTGTTGCTCTGCGTCAGTTGCTCCCCTCTTGGGTTGCTCCTCTTCTGGTTGGCCTTCTTCCCCGTGCGCCTTTGGAGTCCCCCCCCGAGGAGAGTATGCAGGAACGCCGAGCTGCACTCGACAACTTTAACGCTGTGGTAGGTGCCCTTCCTCCTTAACTCAAAATGGTAATACTTGCAAACGTGCATCTGGAAAGAATCCTCACAAAGGTTTTCTCTCCTCATAAGGgtgcaaagaaaaatataaatgactCCCCCATTGGATAAGCAATACACGTTGAAGGAGTAACCTCCTGGGGAGGAGGAACAGCTGCACCTCTTCAGCTTGGTCAAATGGATACCCACAATGTaatcatttggggggaaactCGCAAAGCTGATAAGGCCCAAAATTTTACACCTTAACTGGTCATacaaattatgaacaaaaaaagtgttCCTTTTGAAGACATTTTTGTCTGACTCGTTCAGGTTAAAGTGTTTGTTGTGCATGTCCATTTCGTCCAAGTTGGGGACGGCTCCTTCCGCGTTGGTAATGTGATTTGCAGCTCTATGGGGGGGGCTGCAACTGAATAGGAGCAGCACGAACAGGTGGTTCTTCACGTACTTGAGGCAGAGACTAAATGtgaagatttttttctctcccttttctccccccccgaagagGCACTCCACAGGGGCGTTTTTAAAGAAGTAGTAATCGCAGTAGTGGGCTGAACAGAACTTCACATTCTGGTATAACTCCCTCTTCACATGAATGGGTTGCTCCTTTAGGTATATGCCTTCTTCTCTGTCTAACCGCTCGACAAAACTTTGACCATCCGATCCTCTGTCCTTCACCTCGTGTAGAGTCACCCCTATATTATCCTCGtggcactttttaaaaaactttttaaaattaaaaacttcgAAAATTAAATTGAACTTGCTACTTTTGACGTAGCCAAAGAGGAGGTCATTCTGCCGGTTGGTCTGCACGCAGATGTAGTCGTTTGGGTTCACCTCCGGGATGTTGTCTACGTAGGGTTGGACCTTCTGGGCGACCTCCCTGTTCACCGTTAGGAGGAGCTTTTTCACGAGCTGCACCTTTTTGaagctgggggggggggtgaaaaaaaggggtaaaaatggTGAGGCGCTTCGTGCTTCGTACTTCGTGCCACGTGGAACCCCTTTGCCGAAAACTCACAgcgtggcaaaaaaaacaaagctcAGCAGAGCAACGCAGGGAGCCCCTCCAATTGGGGGAGTAACTTTTTCCTCGCGTGTGCACTCTTACACTTCTATGTGCTCCACTTTTTGGATGGCCTCCAAGATGAACTCCTGCCGGGTGGCGTACTGCATAATGGGGCTTGCGTCAGTTGGGAGGTCCACTGAGGGGTCCTTCTCTTGAGACCCCTTCACTGGGTGGTCCCTCTCTTGAGACCCCCCCTTCAcataattcaaataattcGAAATGTTCACACTCATGTGCGAATTTACATTAACATACACATGGGGGTAGAAGAGAGAGCTCAGgtcaaaaaggtgaaagtAGTTGCTGCTCTGGAGTAGAAGCTCCTTCTCGTTTAACTCTAAGTTTGTCTGGTTGAAGTCAAAATAggtgtttccttttttcgttaaatattttttatatcttaggagagtagaaaaaatgatgcatttatttttttcatttttcgtcCATTTGTTTTCTCCTCCCTTGGGGGTATGTCTCTTCAATGCGCCATCACTACCACTTGCTTCGTTCGCTTGGTGGCAACTCCCACTGGGGCTGTTGCTTCTTTCCCGTTTGATTAAATTTCCATAGTGCTCAGTGTCAAAGGGGGGGCTCGTCAGGTTACCCTCGAGTGGGCCTTCTTCCATCGTTTCTTCGGAGAGAGCGGGTGCGACTTGtgttttattcaaaaaaaaaatcggggCCGAGCTTACACACTTGGTGCGTCACTCACCGCTGCACCTGGCTGTGCCTCTCCGCGACGGCGAAGCCCTTTGCCTTCTCATCACAGTGGGGGATTAATATGTGTAGAAGATGGCTGCTAACATGTAAAAACGCTGGTAAGGAGGGGTCCTCGTAGGGGGCATGCAAAATGCTCTTCTCTTCAAAGTTGACTGTGGACAGTGGGGTCGCCACTCCACGGGAGGGAGCTACGACGGGGGGTAACGCAAGCGGGTTGCCCTCCCACTGTATGTGCGCACCTTGGGGCGACTTGCACACCGCATCGTTCCAAATGTGGTTCTTTAGCTTCGTACCGTGAgacgaggaaaaaaaaaaaaatcccccagTGGAAGAAGCGCAGCGTGGGGGAGCGGCCAAACGGTCCAGCAGCGAAACCCTTAACGTGGAGCTATACCCTTTCAGGGGCGCCACCAAGCAACCCCTTTGACGCTCCGCCAGATGACATAGTCCTGGGTGGGGAGGCCGCGCTGTCGCCGCGCTGTCGCCGCGCTGTCTCCTCGCCCCAATGTGCCTGCAGAGTGACAAAGAAGAGGGCAGCTAAACGGAGTACAACCCGCTGCCGCCCATTGTTAGGAACTCCGCCAGGCGCATACAATGATTAGCCAAGacaaatgcaaaatgggggaggtAGGACGATCACCACGGGGaaaacatacatacgtacatacatacgcacGTGCGCTAGATGGCACAATTGTGGCAGCTCAACTTTTGGAAACAAATTGGGAGggtcaggaaaaaaaaaaaaaaaaaaaaaaaactccccaGCATATTTTTACCTCAACATATGTAGGTTTTACCCCTGTTAGGTGTTTAAAATTGACCCCAAAATTTAGccaccgttttttttttttttttttcccatcaaGTTGATGAGGTTGTAATTAATCCCCCAGGTGTGCGCATCCGCTTGAGCTTTCCAAACTGCCTACATGGTTTTGCTTGCGAGGGCCCCCGTTGCTTGAGACCAGCCCGGGGTGCAAACGAGCCCGTCACCTTTGGCAGGccttgcaaaaaaaaatggcaacaagTGGGAAGAAGTAGTAAGAATAGCAGGAAGTAGCAGGTAGAAGGAAGTAACACGAGGTGGAAAGAACTGGCGCGATATAATTCCAAACGAGAAGAAACCCGAAACAGTTTGCCTAAGAGCTCCGCAGCTGTGCTTCCCCATGTGCACGCATTAAGGGTCACTCGCATGTGCTTAGCCCTAGAGCGTAAACAAGCAAAAGGTCCTCGAGTGCGCTTAACCGTAGAGTGTAAACCTGCAAGAGATCCTCGCGTGCGCCTAACCCTAGAGTGTAAACCTGCAAGAGATCCTCGCGTGCGCCTAACCCTAGAGTGTAAACCTGCAAGAGATCCTCGCGTGCGCCTAACCCTAGAGTGTAAACATGCAAAAGGTCCTCGCGTGCCCCACTAGGCAATGACCTACTGACGATTAAATTGAAAAGCCCCTCTTCTaggtttaaataaaattaccccctcccccctgcatgcattttacccatttggctgctttacccaaaaaaaaaaaaaaagagagaactTCCACAAGAAGAAGACTAGGAGGGCGGCACACAGGGTGAGCTTCTCCGCCGAGCATTTTAGAGAAGCGCTAAAATGTGAGCGCACAGTAAGGAGGCAGCACTAACGTGTCCCGAGCGAGCAGTAGTAGCGCCCCACACAGACGTAGCAGTAAAGTAAAATACAAACGTAACTGTAACGCGCCAAAATTCCTGCACCTTCCAACCCCCTCACCTTGCATaggctcctcccccctacACACAGTAAGTCATTCTTTCCCGTTTGTTCCGCCATCGTGCGGCACAGCACGGTGATTACGCGGGTGGGGTGGCCCTGCTGTAGGCGGAGGTGGCGCGTCCacacgtacgtacatatgagcatgtgcatgtgcctTCACATGTgtgcctccccttttgtacCGCCTCATTTGTGCCTTCGCTTGTGTACCCCCACCCCCTGGCGCAGGCCTTACGGCACCCACCCCCTACCCACACGATGGTGAGCAAGAAGACGCTGGAGGCGCGAAAGGCCTTCTACGACGAAGACGTGGAAAAGTCCAAGGAGGCCCATGACTCGTACCACAGCCTAGACAAGCATGGAGAGCAGCACAGCCTAGATAGAGACAATTTGAAGACGATCATTTTTGGAAGCCTCGATGGAATCATCACCATTTTCGCCATCGTCTCCGGCTGCGTAGGAGCAAAAATAACACCTGCACAGGTCATAATTATTGGAGTAGGCAATTTATTTGCAAATGCAATTTCAATGGGCTTTAGCGAATACACCAGCACGACAGCACAGAGGGACTTTATGTtggctgaaaaaaaaagggaagaatgGGAAATAGAAAATTGCCCTTCAGAGGAAAAGCAAGAAATGATTGACATTTACATGAACAAGTACAAATTTGACAGTGAGGATGCGAGAAACCTTGTGGAGATAACCTttcgaaataaaattttttttttggagcatATGATGTCGGAGGAGTTGGGACTGATCATCACTCATGAGGATAAGAACGAGTCgttgaaaaaaggaattattatgtttttaagTTTTTGCGTTTTCGGAATGATTCCTCTGTGCTC contains:
- a CDS encoding hypothetical protein, conserved (encoded by transcript PVX_123810A), whose translation is MEEGPLEGNLTSPPFDTEHYGNLIKRERSNSPSGSCHQANEASGSDGALKRHTPKGGENKWTKNEKNKCIIFSTLLRYKKYLTKKGNTYFDFNQTNLELNEKELLLQSSNYFHLFDLSSLFYPHVYVNVNSHMSVNISNYLNYVKGGSQERDHPVKGSQEKDPSVDLPTDASPIMQYATRQEFILEAIQKVEHIEVFKKVQLVKKLLLTVNREVAQKVQPYVDNIPEVNPNDYICVQTNRQNDLLFGYVKSSKFNLIFEVFNFKKFFKKCHEDNIGVTLHEVKDRGSDGQSFVERLDREEGIYLKEQPIHVKRELYQNVKFCSAHYCDYYFFKNAPVECLFGGGEKGEKKIFTFSLCLKYVKNHLFVLLLFSCSPPHRAANHITNAEGAVPNLDEMDMHNKHFNLNESDKNVFKRNTFFVHNLYDQLRCKILGLISFASFPPNDYIVGIHLTKLKRCSCSSSPGGYSFNVYCLSNGGVIYIFLCTLMRRENLCEDSFQMHVCKYYHFELRRKGTYHSVKVVECSSAFLHTLLGGGLQRRTGKKANQKRSNPRGEQLTQSNRGVAHILEEETAAPLHSDNRREAQGDITSSRKNPDGKKPTRGGTQMEKYKLLFFIITSKCDLFVVTFRRRKKGGELELLNYSCTNCGNPNHIIRGVLVNKHHFGKADEGEKGPKGNTTMGYPNGRTHQHHRAKQPNRSCSIFELLCYLQNGGVKKYSLVCTAKEQHLEFFLTKNEMPRGELLCKKQFFIPILFPFNEEVLKRKKKKNDNSVTLYNTQASYFKSIFFIYHQEKQYENVSLCVNDQCLLITYVKSICKLLRQIRALMGRAKITQGERHTGGDVTFHDQVGTLEMGGKGNSRSGDADLSPNERTNCLLGEDPLNGNLFTHREHKTHFWEYRYILFGFYDLFLINQNNSSVGNASGGNASGGSGNPGASEKGKTSHTVNTIHTANPANSVNAYDAHSHFNFLNIVKDCLPFDDLARGGPNAPCRESKRKVKMNFYLFLQTLIQFQANYISEGNSFFHLIFEELCQENGHPGGANHTPTVGRKSSSPPFNPIVDIRTHFCVLFAFLIHMYNFCLKKNGIISSDSFSSHITYFLISKKTRRNRKRFRYVYGPGAGEVAHSGSGNGHAGGNASGNENGHHGDHAGDTAEERANLLPVRKCLYYISKVRKYLHYIFSGAAESENADWMGSPPHVHLHVYPLLYLCQVLYIMLNTLRINNTNLFINLSYDLRKNNLDYFYLLLLLNFYGLHDSLISPGGVEDPLSGGEGGEEDLHQFFGQIFQKKKIPNGDKTNDEEMEGIEIDEDTFERHQVMIHNFIKRITSGLKEDHYVVERIYFKINCVLCGKACVSNLYNNYYICEERHIFNKCMVTLCCISKSSLVIPSVYLSRDLSKPVFEEPIGTLQFNLRVKLDCPYFCSFCHLFMTTQNGFFAKHFLFKQCPFCNHHLVAV
- a CDS encoding hypothetical protein, conserved (encoded by transcript PVX_123815A), with the translated sequence MVSKKTLEARKAFYDEDVEKSKEAHDSYHSLDKHGEQHSLDRDNLKTIIFGSLDGIITIFAIVSGCVGAKITPAQVIIIGVGNLFANAISMGFSEYTSTTAQRDFMLAEKKREEWEIENCPSEEKQEMIDIYMNKYKFDSEDARNLVEITFRNKIFFLEHMMSEELGLIITHEDKNESLKKGIIMFLSFCVFGMIPLCSYVAYTFFFEYTDYNTSFFVVFVSTLITLFILGIFKSQFTNQKPIQCALCMVFNGSIAGMVPFLLGILLKNKIAD